One Engraulis encrasicolus isolate BLACKSEA-1 chromosome 5, IST_EnEncr_1.0, whole genome shotgun sequence DNA segment encodes these proteins:
- the LOC134448436 gene encoding uncharacterized protein DDB_G0271670-like: protein GSSSSGSSSSSSSSNSSGSSSSGSSSGSSGSSSSSSSNSSSSNSNSSSSNSSSSNSSSSSSSSSGSGSSSGSSSSSSSGSSSSSSNSSSSGSSSSSSSSSSSSSSSSSNSSGISSSSSSSSSSSSNSSNSNSSSIGSSSSSNSSGSSSSSSSSNSSGSSSSSSGSSSSSSSSSSSSSSSSSSSSSSNSSGSSSSSNSSGSSNS from the coding sequence ggtagtagtagtagtggtagtagtagtagtagtagtagtagtaatagtagtggtagtagtagtagtggtagtagtagtggtagtagtggtagtagtagtagtagtagtagtaatagtagtagtagtaatagtaatagtagtagtagtaatagtagtagtagtaatagtagtagtagtagtagtagtagtagtggtagtggtagtagtagtggtagtagtagtagtagtagtagtggtagtagtagtagtagtagtaatagtagtagtagtggtagtagtagtagtagtagtagtagtagtagtagtagtagtagtagtagtagtaatagtagtggtattagtagtagtagtagtagtagtagtagtagtagtagtaatagtagtaatagtaacagCAGTAgtattggtagtagtagtagtagtaatagtagtggtagtagtagtagtagtagtagtagtaatagtagtggtagtagtagtagtagtagtggtagtagtagtagtagtagtagtagtagtagtagtagtagtagtagtagtagtagtagtagtagtagtaatagtagtggtagtagtagtagtagtaatagtagtggtagtagtaatagt